The proteins below come from a single Syntrophales bacterium genomic window:
- the rpsP gene encoding 30S ribosomal protein S16: MATKIRLARMGGHKRAFYRIVVADSEAPRDGRFVEVVGHYDPHKSTGGVVIKEERVREWLSKGAIPTMTVSRLLAKHGVKVK; this comes from the coding sequence ATGGCAACGAAGATACGATTGGCCCGTATGGGAGGTCACAAAAGGGCGTTTTATAGGATTGTAGTGGCTGATTCGGAAGCACCACGCGATGGTCGTTTTGTGGAGGTTGTGGGTCATTACGATCCCCACAAGAGTACAGGGGGGGTGGTAATTAAGGAGGAGCGAGTGAGGGAGTGGCTTTCCAAGGGTGCTATACCCACCATGACGGTCTCTCGGCTTCTCGCGAAACATGGCGTTAAAGTAAAATAG
- a CDS encoding KH domain-containing protein — translation MKELIKYIAQALVDHPDQVQVSEIVGEQTSVIELRVAKEDLGKVIGKQGRTAKAMRTILSAASTKVKKRTVLEIIE, via the coding sequence ATGAAAGAGTTGATCAAGTACATTGCTCAGGCTCTGGTCGATCATCCGGACCAGGTACAGGTATCTGAGATTGTGGGTGAACAGACTTCGGTTATCGAGTTGCGCGTGGCGAAAGAGGATCTGGGGAAGGTTATTGGGAAGCAAGGTCGTACTGCGAAAGCGATGAGAACGATCTTGAGTGCCGCTTCGACGAAAGTCAAAAAGCGTACAGTTCTGGAGATTATTGAATAG
- the rimM gene encoding ribosome maturation factor RimM (Essential for efficient processing of 16S rRNA) has product MPLRRKSKSVQFWRLLNSALKKLFEIGRIAKPHGLKGVVKVTSFLEAPQEVLQEGDSVFLRRGGKEMGPFRLQKHSVMGKALLLKFEGLDSREAVEELVGTLVLLPVEKLRALPDGEYYWQELLGMEVYTERGEYVGSITSIIPCRAHDVYVCKHGVREVLLPAVGDVILKVDRQKRKMVVRLLEGL; this is encoded by the coding sequence GTGCCGCTTCGACGAAAGTCAAAAAGCGTACAGTTCTGGAGATTATTGAATAGTGCGTTGAAAAAGCTCTTTGAAATAGGGCGGATAGCGAAGCCACATGGCTTAAAGGGTGTCGTAAAGGTCACCTCTTTTCTAGAGGCCCCCCAGGAGGTGCTCCAGGAAGGTGATTCAGTGTTTCTGCGACGAGGAGGAAAAGAGATGGGTCCGTTTCGTCTGCAGAAACACAGCGTAATGGGAAAAGCGCTACTACTGAAATTTGAGGGTCTGGACAGTCGGGAGGCTGTGGAGGAACTTGTAGGTACATTGGTGCTTCTTCCCGTAGAAAAACTTAGAGCTTTGCCGGACGGTGAGTACTATTGGCAGGAACTGCTGGGGATGGAAGTGTATACAGAGCGGGGTGAGTATGTGGGGAGCATAACATCCATAATACCCTGTAGGGCCCATGATGTTTATGTCTGTAAGCATGGCGTAAGAGAGGTGCTTCTCCCCGCTGTTGGGGATGTCATTTTGAAGGTGGACAGACAAAAGAGAAAGATGGTGGTTCGCCTTCTTGAAGGCTTGTGA
- the trmD gene encoding tRNA (guanosine(37)-N1)-methyltransferase TrmD, with product MPVRFDILTLFPEMFRSPLECSILKRALERGTVEVCLHNIRDYAEDKHRVTDDAPYGGGGGMVMKVEPIDRALQALRVEEGTPVILLTPQGELFHQAVAEELASCRRIVMICGHYEGVDERVRLYLVSRELSIGDYILTGGELAAMVVVDAVTRLLPGSLGNERSTKEESFSSGLLEYPQYTRPAEYKGWRVPDVLLSGNHREIESWRRRESLIRTYKRRPDLLRKAKLTPQDKEVLRNFIGREFDG from the coding sequence ATGCCCGTGAGATTCGATATACTCACTCTCTTCCCCGAAATGTTTCGTTCACCTCTGGAGTGCAGTATTTTAAAGAGGGCGCTTGAGAGAGGCACTGTAGAGGTTTGTCTTCACAATATTAGGGATTATGCAGAGGACAAACACCGAGTTACAGACGATGCACCTTACGGTGGTGGCGGCGGCATGGTGATGAAGGTGGAGCCGATTGACAGAGCCCTGCAGGCGCTCCGGGTAGAAGAAGGAACGCCGGTGATTTTGCTTACGCCCCAAGGGGAGCTTTTCCACCAGGCAGTGGCTGAAGAATTGGCCTCTTGTAGGCGGATTGTTATGATATGCGGTCATTACGAAGGTGTGGATGAGCGTGTGAGGTTGTATCTTGTGAGCCGCGAACTTTCAATAGGTGACTACATACTCACCGGAGGCGAGTTAGCGGCTATGGTTGTTGTTGATGCAGTTACTCGCTTGCTACCTGGCAGTTTGGGGAATGAACGGTCAACTAAAGAAGAGTCGTTCTCCAGCGGCCTTTTGGAGTATCCTCAGTATACTAGACCAGCTGAATACAAGGGCTGGCGAGTACCGGATGTGCTTCTTTCCGGGAATCATAGAGAAATTGAGTCCTGGCGGAGGCGCGAATCGCTGATTAGAACCTATAAGAGAAGACCGGATTTACTGAGAAAAGCAAAATTAACACCTCAGGACAAAGAGGTGTTACGCAACTTTATTGGCAGGGAGTTTGATGGGTAA
- the rplS gene encoding 50S ribosomal protein L19 — translation MSNIIEKIEKENMRADIPDFRPGDTVRVFVRIVEGQKQRIQAFEGVVIRRTRGNSRASFTVRKISYGVGVERTFPLHSPVIERVEVVSRGRVRRSRLYYLRGLKGKKAKVKESGRSY, via the coding sequence ATGAGTAACATTATCGAAAAGATTGAGAAAGAAAACATGAGGGCGGATATACCGGATTTTCGTCCTGGTGATACTGTACGGGTATTTGTGCGCATAGTGGAGGGTCAGAAGCAGAGAATTCAGGCTTTTGAGGGAGTAGTAATTCGTCGCACAAGAGGTAACAGTAGGGCGAGTTTTACGGTTCGGAAGATATCTTACGGTGTTGGAGTGGAAAGGACCTTTCCCCTCCATTCGCCTGTGATTGAGCGTGTTGAGGTTGTGAGTCGTGGTCGTGTGAGGAGATCTCGTCTTTACTATCTCAGAGGTTTGAAAGGGAAAAAGGCGAAGGTGAAAGAGAGTGGCAGATCTTACTGA
- a CDS encoding ribonuclease HII, whose product MADLTEMNDIERELCSLGYRFVAGVDEVGRGPLAGPVVAAAVIFPPYYVNPSIKDSKALTPMKREQIYWQIMNDAESVGWGIVESHVVDEVNIWNATVLAMKKALSALSISPDYVLVDGNRGFLSDIPQCAIVKGDNRCISIAAASIVAKVIRDRVMDIYHHEFPQYNFQKNKGYATQEHRWAIRRHGYCRIHRRSFLVRDLV is encoded by the coding sequence GTGGCAGATCTTACTGAGATGAACGATATTGAACGCGAGCTCTGTTCTCTCGGTTATCGTTTTGTTGCGGGTGTTGATGAGGTGGGAAGAGGTCCACTGGCGGGACCGGTGGTAGCGGCGGCGGTTATTTTCCCTCCTTATTATGTAAACCCGAGTATCAAAGATTCAAAGGCCCTTACCCCAATGAAGCGGGAACAGATCTACTGGCAAATCATGAACGATGCGGAGTCAGTGGGGTGGGGTATTGTGGAATCCCATGTTGTCGATGAAGTTAACATCTGGAATGCCACCGTTTTGGCTATGAAAAAGGCCTTGAGTGCACTGAGTATATCTCCTGACTATGTTTTAGTGGATGGGAACAGAGGTTTTTTAAGCGACATCCCCCAATGTGCTATTGTAAAAGGTGACAACAGATGTATATCCATAGCTGCTGCTTCAATTGTGGCCAAAGTTATAAGAGATAGAGTTATGGATATATATCACCATGAATTTCCCCAATACAATTTTCAAAAAAACAAGGGTTATGCAACCCAGGAGCATCGCTGGGCAATTAGGCGTCACGGATACTGTAGGATTCATCGTCGTTCATTTCTTGTTAGAGATCTAGTATAG
- a CDS encoding YraN family protein, giving the protein MARRRSLVGHRGEEEAVKFLTRKGYRILERNYRCPLGEIDIVASDGSTLVFAEVKSRSSDSYGDPLESVTLEKQRRISLVALHYIQRRKLYNVPARFDVITVKMGNGDVEISLIKDAFELQVG; this is encoded by the coding sequence GTGGCGAGGCGCCGTTCACTTGTAGGTCATCGTGGTGAGGAGGAGGCGGTAAAATTCCTCACAAGGAAGGGATACCGGATACTGGAGAGAAACTACCGTTGCCCTCTGGGGGAAATAGATATAGTTGCTAGTGATGGAAGCACGTTAGTGTTTGCAGAGGTTAAGAGTAGGAGTTCGGACTCATACGGGGATCCTTTGGAAAGTGTAACCCTGGAAAAACAGAGACGTATCTCCCTTGTGGCCCTCCATTACATTCAGCGTAGGAAACTTTACAATGTACCCGCCAGATTTGACGTTATAACGGTCAAGATGGGAAACGGGGATGTGGAGATAAGTTTGATAAAAGATGCCTTTGAATTACAGGTGGGTTGA